The region TTGACTGAAGAGCAACAAATGCTCCAGGAAACTGCGGAGCGTCTGGTACGCGACGCTTACACTTTCAGCAATCGCGAAAAATTCAGCGAAAGCGAAACCGGTTTCAGCCCGGAATTCTGGCAGCAGATGGGCGAGCTGGGCCTGACCGCAATCCCCTTCCCCGAAGAGCTCGGCGGATTTGGCGGCACAGGCATCGAGAACATGCTGATCATGCAGGAGCTGGGCAAGGGTCTTTGCCTGGAGCCCTACATGGAGTCAGTCATCCTCGCAGGCGGCTTGATCACCCAGTTGGGTTCCGACGCTCAGAAAGAGGAATTGCTGGCTGGTATCGCCTCCGGCGAACTGCAAGCGGCTGTAGCGCTGGAAGAACAGCAGAGCCATTACGACCTGAGCCACGTCACCACGACTGCCACCAAACAGGACGGTAGCTGGACGCTCAACGGTCGCAAGGCTGTGGTGATTGGTGGCCACACCGCCGGCAAGATTCTGGTCTCTGCCCGCAGCGCGGGCGACGTTCGCGACCAGTCCGGCATCAGCCTGTTCATTGTCGATCCGAACAGCGAAGGTGTTCGTCGCCGTGTCTACTCCACCGTGGATGGCCGCAAGGGTTGCGAACTCTTCCTCGATAACGCCAAGGGCGAACTGCTGGGTACTGATGGCGAAGCCTATGACGCTATCCGTTACCAGTCTGGCCGTGCCATTGCCGCACTCTGCGCTGAAGCCGTCGGTTCCATGCGCGTACTGTGCGACATCACGCTGGATTACCTGAAGACCCGCAAGCAGTTCGGCGTGGTCATCGGCAAATTCCAGGTACTGCAGCACCGCATGGTCGACATGATCAGCGAGCTGGAACGCGCTACCTCCATGGCGATTCTGGCGGCCTGTCTGGCAGACGACGAAGACAGCGAAGAGCGTAGCGCCAAGCTGGCCGCGGCCAAGTACATGGTCAACCGCGCTGCGCAGTATGTGGCAGAGCAGAGCATCCAGCTGCACGGCGGTATCGCCATGACCTGGGAATACGCCGGCGCGCATTACGCCAAGCGTCTGGTCATGATTGGCCATCAGTTCGGTGATGAAGATCATCACCTGGAAGCCTACGCTGCTCAACTGAGCATCTGAGCCGGCCGGCCGGAACAGCGTCTGTAGCTGTTCCGGCCGATCTGTGACGCGGTTGATGGCGATTTGCACTATCAGCCAGGCACAGTGCCCGTTATGCTATGCACCCTTTTAATGTCATGCGCCCGCCGGGCGTCTCATAGACTTGTGGAGGACTAACGTCCATGAAAATCCTCGTCGCCGTAAAGCGCGTGGTCGATTACAACGTCAAGGTTCGCGTCAAAGCGGACAATTCCGGTGTCGATCTCGCCAACGTCAAGATGTCGATGAACCCCTTCTGCGAAATCGCTGTGGAAGAGGCCGTGCGCCTGAAAGAGAAAGGCGTGGCGACTGAAATCGTCGCTGTGTCGGTCGGACCGACTGCTGCCCAGGAGCAGCTGCGTACCGCCCTGGCACTGGGTGCCGATCGCGCCATCCTGGTTGAATCCACCGAAGAGCTGAGCTCGCTGTCCATCGCCAAGCTGCTCAAGGGTGTGGTCGACAAGGAACAGCCCCAGCTGGTCATCCTTGGCAAGCAGGCCATCGATTCCGACAACAACCAGACCGGCCAGATGCTGGCTGCGCTGTCCGGCTACGGCCAGGGCACCTTCGCTTCGGCAGTCAATGTCGAAGGCGACAGCGTCAAGGTAACCCGTGAAATCGACGGCGGCGCCCAGACCGTTGATCTGAAACTGCCGGCCATCGTCACCACTGACCTGCGTCTGAACGAGCCGCGCTATGCGTCGCTGCCGAACATCATGAAAGCCAAGAAGAAGCCGCTTGAGACCCTCAAGCCGGAAGATCTGGGCGTCAGCACCACTTCGACCGTCTCTACCCTCAAGGTTGAAGCACCGGCCGCGCGCAGCGCCGGCATCATGGTCAAGTCGGTAGACGAGCTGGTCGACAAACTCAAGAACGAAGCCAAGGTGATCTAAATGACAATTTTGGTTATTGCTGAACACAACAACGCCGAGCTGACTGCCTCGACCCTGAACACCGTGGCTGCTGCCAAAGCCATTGGCGGTGACATCGAAGTACTGGTCGCTGGTCAGGGCTGCTCCGCTGTCGCTGATGCTGCCGCCAAGATCGAAGGCGTAAGCAAGGTGCTGCTGGCTGACAACGCTGCCTATGCCAACCAGCTGCCGGAGAACATCTCCCTGCTGGTTGCCGAAATCGGTAAGAACTACAGCCACATCCTGGCCACCGCCAGCACCAACGGCAAGAACTACCTGCCACGCGTTGCGGCCCTGCTGGACGTTGATCAGATCTCCGAGATCATCGCCGTGGAAAGCGCTGACACCTTCAAGCGTCCGATCTATGCCGGTAACGCCATCGCTACCGTGCAGTCCAACGCAGCGGTCAAGGTCATCACCGTGCGTTCCACCGGTTTCGATCCGGTTGCAGCCGAAGGCGGCAGCGCCAGCGTCGAGAACCTCGACGTTGCCCAGGACGCCGGCGTATCCAGCTTCGTCAACGAAGAGCTGGCCAAGTCTGACCGTCCCGAGCTGGCCGGTGCCAAGATCGTCATCTCCGGCGGCCGCGGCATGCAGAACGGTGAAAACTTCGAAATGCTGTACAAGCTGGCCGACAAGATCGGTGCTGCTGTAGGCGCTTCGCGCGCCGCAGTCGACGCTGGTTTCGTACCCAACGACATGCAGGTCGGTCAGACCGGCAAGATCGTTGCCCCGCAGCTGTACATCGCCGTCGGTATCTCCGGCGCGATCCAGCACCTGGCCGGCATGAAAGAATCCAAAGTGATCGTTGCGATCAACAAGGACGAAGAAGCGCCGATCTTCCAGGTAGCCGACTACGGTCTGGTGGGTGATCTGTTCCAGATCATCCCCGAGCTGGACGGCAAGCTGTAAGCTAGCTGAGCGGTAACAGAAACCCGGCCCTGTGGCCGGGTTTTTTTATCCGAAAGTAAGTACCAACCGCGCGCTTCTCTCGCGCTTCGCTGTACGCCCGATACTTTGCACGAATACAGGCGATGACAAACCAATCTCCAACCTTCCTCAGCGCACTGCCGCAATCGCTCCAATGGATCACTCTGGTTGCCGGCGGCGGCCTGGCGGGTTATCTGTTGCATTACATCGGCTTGCCCGCGGCGTTATTCCTTGGCCCCATGATTGTTGCGGTGTGCATGGGTGTCGCTGGCAGCAGTATTCATGTCCCGCGACTGCTGTTTCGCTCCGGGCAAGGTATCGTCGGCCTGATGGTGGCTCAATCGGTCACACTCGGCGTGCTGCTGGCAATGGCCGCCGAATGGCACCTGATGTTGATCATGACCATCGTGACGCTGCTGCTCAGCGCTGGGGTGGGGCTGGGTATGATCCGCTTCGGCGGCATTCCGGCGAGTGCCGCAGCCTGGGGGACCGCACCGGGAGCTGCCTCAGCCATGATCGCGATGGCGGAAGAAGATGGCGCTGATAGCCGCCTGGTCGCCTGCATGCAGTATGTACGGGTGGTGTGCGTCGTCATGCTCGGCGCCTGGATCAGCCATATGGTTGTCCCATCAGAATCCATGCAACTCTCCCCGGACGCAGCCGAGGTTCCACTTAACCTGATCGGGCTGGGCGCCACGCTGCTGGTTGCCTTTCTCGGCGCCCTGAGTGGACGTTTCGTTCCCTCGGGTGCATTGCTGACGCCGGTGATTGTGGGTAGTGCCTTGCAGCTGCTGGGCTGGCTGGACATCACTCTGACCGAGCCTATCCTTGCGCTGGCCTATGGTCTTATCGGCAGTTACATCGGCCTGCGCTTCGATCGCGCCACAGTGCTACGTGTCGCCAGATTGATGCCGACCATCGTCACCGCCAACGTAGCCCTGATATTGCTGACCACTGCCCTCGCCTGGCCGATCAGCTGGGTATTTTCCCGGGACTTTCTCTCGGTGTTTCTCGCGATCTCCCCCGGCGGCCTGGATGCCATGGCGATCATCGCGGTGGAGACGGGTTCGGATGCCAGTTTTGTGGTTGCGCTACAAACATTGCGGCTGATAGGCGTAGTGTTCACCGGCAAGCTGTGTGCACAGGTGCTGATAGCGATCGCGCGTCGCATGAACCGCTGAGTCGAAACCTATCATCGGGCGCCCGGGCGCCCGCTGATCAGGAGCAGCGTGGGTGCCGCTGCTTTTCTTGAGCCTGATCAATGCCCGGCGCAGCGTGCATCGCTATCCTCCGCGCCTTTCTTGTCTTGTACACAGGATCGCGCCATGCCCCAAGCTCCCGAACTGCTGGCCCCCGCCGGCACCCTGAAAGCCATGCGTTATGCCTTTGCCTACGGCGCTGACGCCGTTTACGCCGGCCAGCCGCGCTACAGCCTGCGCGTGCGGGAAAACGACTTCCACAACCCCGCCGTCATGGCCGAGGCGATCGCTGAAGCCCATGCACAGGGCAAGAAGTTCTATCTGGCCAGTAATATCGCCGCGCACAACAGCAAAGTGGCTAGCTACATTCGGGATCTCGAGGAGGTCGTGGCGATGGGCCCGGATGCCCTGATCATGTCCGACCCGGGGCTGATCATGCTGGTGCGGGAGCGCTGGCCCGAACTGCCGGTGCACCTGTCTGTTCAGGCGAACGCCACCAGCTGGGCAACCGTAAAGTTCTGGCAACAGCAGGGACTGGAACGGGTGATTCTGTCGCGGGAATTATCGCTCGATGAGCTGGAGGAAATCCGCCGCCGCTGTCCGGATATGGAGCTTGAAGTCTTTGTCCATGGCGCACTGTGCATCGCCTATTCCGGTCGATGCCTGCTGTCCGGCTACTTCAATCACCGGGATGCCAACCAGGGCGCCTGCACCAACGCCTGCCGCTGGAAATACGACCTACAGCCGGCTCAGGAAACTGCCGAAGGCAATGTCGAACCTGTGGTGAAGGAGTTCGAAGCCCAACCAGTATATCTGCTCAATCAAAGCGACAAACCGAACGAGCAGATGGCCATCGAGGAAGACGAGCACGGCACCTACATCATGAACTCCAAGGACCTGCGCGCGGTTCAGCACGTGCGGCGTTTCGTCGATATGGGCATGCATTCGCTCAAGATCGAAGGCCGCACCAAGTCGCATTTTTATGTCGCGCGGACGGTACAGACCTACCGCAAGGCAATAGACGATGCCGTTGCGGGCCGACCCTTCGATCTGGGGCTGATGAACGACCTGGAAAGCCTGTCGAACCGCGGTTACACCGAAGGCTTCTATCGCCGCCACCCGCCGGGCGTTTATCAGAACTACGAACAGGGCGCATCGCGGATGGAGCGTCACCAGTTTGTTGGCGAGGTGCTTGGAGATGACGGCGACTGGTTAACTATCGCCGTCAAGAACCGCTTCAGGGTCGGCGATCAGCTGGAACTGATGACACCGCAGGGGAACTGCCCTCTTACGCTGGCGGTATTGCAGGATCGCCAGGGTCGACCGATTGATGTCGCACCGGGGGACGGTCACGTAGTGCGCATCCCCCGGCCTGATGCCGTCAGTACCGAAATGGGCCTGCTGCTGCGCTATTTGAGAGACTGATTGCATCACCTGCGGCTTTTTCATAGAGAGAGGGAATTTTTTCGGCATAATGCTGCCTTACAACGCAGCCGTGGGCGGACATCCAGCGCCGCCCGCCTGCGCTGTCTGAACAGGTCGCTCGCGGCCGGCATTTCTCGGAGAGTAGATTTCTATGGATTGGCTGCAGGTTATCGTTCTGGCGATCGTTCAGGGCGTCACTGAATTTCTTCCCGTTTCCAGCTCGGCACACCTGATTCTGGTGCCCGTATTGACCGACTGGGAAGACCAAGGTCTCGCCTTCGACGTCGCGCTGCATCTGGGCAGCCTGTCCGCGGTATTGATTTATTTCCGTCGCGACATCATGGGCATGACCACCAGCTGGACCCGTTCGCTTGCCACGCGGCAACTGGATGCGGATGCCCGACTGGCCTGGGCCGTCATTCTCGGCACCATACCTGTGGGGCTGGCGGGGCTGGCGTTCAAGGACACGATCGAAACCGTATTACGCTCACCGCTGTATATCGCTGCAGGCTTGATCGTGTTCGGCCTGTTGCTTAGCTGGGTGGACTGGCGGCACAAGGGTCAACGCACCGAGCACCAGATGAACTGGAAGGATGTCGCAGTCATCGGTCTGTTCCAGGCCGTAGCACTGTTTCCCGGCACCTCGCGTTCAGGCATCACCATGACCGCCGGCCTGCTCATGGGCCTGAGCCGGGAGGCGTCGGCGCGCTTCTCGTTCCTGCTGTCGATCCCCGTCATTGTGCTCGCTTGCGGGTTGGAAACGCTGGACCTGATTCAGGCCAACGTAGCGGTCGACTGGCTAGCCATGGCCGGTGGCATTGTCGCGTCCGGCATCAGCGCCTACCTGTGCATTCATTTCTTCCTGGAATTCATCAACCGCATCGGCATGCAGCCCTTCGTGATCTACCGGATCGTTCTGGGTATAGCCCTGCTGTGGATCTTCTACTGATCGGGCAACTCGGCGCAGCACCCGCTGCGCCGGATTTTCGATTACACCGACCGGAAATCAGCGGCGTCCATGACCCGGATCAATAAGCGGTCCAGATTGCCATGCTTCAATAATATCGAAAAGCCATGATGCCACTGGAACGTCCAGGGCACTAACCAGCGACCCGATAAAAAACCAATGCTGCTACTCGATGCTCTCAGGGACCGATTGAGCTCTCTGCTCCCCAATGAACTCGCCGCGAGCGAGATACCGCGGCTGCTATCGCCGCACCGGCATAATTTTCTGCTCAGCCAGCGCCGCGCCACCCTGATCGTTAATCGGGTACGCCTGTTTGCCTTCCTGTTTGCCGTGCTGACGCCGCTCTGGAGTATCGTCGATGCGCTGGTCTTCCCGCTGCACCTCTGGTTGATGCTGGGCGCACTGCGCCTGAGCGTGTGCGCGGCTTTCGTATGCCTGCTGCTGATGTATCGGCCCAGCGGGAACCTCTTCGATGCCTATCGGGCGATCGCCATTCTGTTCGCCATTCCGACTGTGTTCTATGTGGTTTCCCATACGCTGCTGGGCAGCTACAACCTGACCGATTTCTCCGGTGCCGTGGGTGCCGGCTACGCCTTTCTGCCGTTCGTACTGGTGGCGGGGCTGGCCATTTTTCCGCTCACGCTAGTGGAAAACCTGGCGCTCGGGCTGGTGCTGTTATTGGCCCAGGCGTTCGCCGGCTATCTGAGCTGGAGCACCCTGAACTGGCCCTCATTTCTCGGCGCATTCTGGCTGCTGGTACTGATCGCAGGCGTGACCAGTCTGGCCTGCATGAGCCAGCTGGCCTTCATGATCGCACTGATTCGTCAGGCCATCCGTGACCCTTTGACCGGGGTGTATTCGCGGGGCAGCGGCGAAGAGATTCTCAACCTGCAATGGGCGGCGGCGCAGCGCAACAACAGCGGGCTCGCCGTTGCGTTCATTGATCTGGATTTCTTCAAGAGCATCAACGACACCTTTGGTCATCACGCCGGAGACAAGGTGCTGCGCGATTCGGCCAACTGCGTTCTGGAGTGCCTGCGCAGTTCGGACAGCCTGGTGCGCTGGGGCGGGGAGGAATTTCTGTTGATCATGCCCGACACCGACATGACCCAGGCGCGCAGAGCGATTGCACGTCTGCGTGCTGCAGGATTGGGTGAACGGCCGGATGGCACGCCGCTCACCGCGAGCATCGGACTTGCCGAACGCTGCTTTGACCGCGCCGATACTTACCGCAGGTTGCTGAAAATCGCTGATGCGCGGATGTACGTGGCCAAGAACAATGGCCGCGATCAGCTATGCGCCAGCGAATGGCGCACAGCTGAAACCGCGGCTGAAGCGTGCTAGAAGCTCAAATCAAGCTTGGCCCACAGCGTACGGCCGGGCTCGTTGATCCGGGTCTCAGCCGGGAAACCAAACCCAGCGTTACCCGCCAGATTCAGGTGTTCGGCATAGGTTTTGTTAAGCAGATTATCCACTCCGGTACTCAGCGTAACCGCCTCGTTAAAGCGATATGCGCCGTTGAGCGATAGCACACCAAAACCTGACGAATCACCGAGATCCTGGCCCACCACACTGCCCTGGTTGAGTGCCGTGCGGTTCTGTTCGGCAACCACTCGCCAGAGCGCACCAGCGCTCCAGTTGTTGTTTTCATAACTCAGATTGAAGCGCGCATCGATCGGCGGCATCTGCGGCAGGGCTTCGCCATCACTGCGATTCCTGCCCCAGGCCCAGGCCACGCTGGCATCGGTCTTCCAGTTGTCCGTCAGCGCATAAGCCACACCGGTTTCAGCGCCCATAATGTGCGCGTCAATGTTGTCCGCTGTGCTCGCACCGCTCGCATAATCAAACAGAATGAAGTCCTTGACCACGCCGGCATAAGCCGACACCCAGGCTTCAAGCCCTTCGTTCTGATACTGAATACCCATATCCAATTGGGTAGTCTGTTCAGGCTTGACGCCATCGAAGGCGTTGACGGCTCCGGGTGAGCCTTTGGGCGAGAACAGCTCCCAGTAATCGGGGAACCGTTGTACGTGCCCTACACCGATATACGCCGTGGCAGCCACATCAGCCAGATCCTGTTCCAACCGCACGAAGCCACTGGGCAGGGTTTCGCGGCGGCTTTCGTTGGCGGTGGGATTGGGCATGGTCATGCCCATCATCGCGCCGCTGAGTCGTGCACGTTCATCCATCACGTGGTGCTGGTCCAACCGCAGACCGCCAATCAAGCGCTGTCTATCCCTAACCGACCAGGTCAATTCGGAAAACATCCCGACCTGGCTGAATTCGGCGTCCTTGATCCAGGACTGATTCCTATAGCTATCCACACCCATACCGCTTCGGGTGCGATGGATGTTGCGCTGCGCATCTACACCGGCAAGCACTTCAAGGTCATCCCATTCCCAGGTTGCGCTCAGCCGGGCACCCAGCGTGCGCCGGTCCACGTTGGTCGCCCGCGGCCCGGCCATCATGCCGGTAGCCGGCGGCGTACGCAGACTGTAGTTATCCATCACGTGGTCGGCGTAGTTGTAATAAAAGCGGGCCTCCAGCTCCCGTAACGCCCCCTCATGCAGGGTTTTCTCAAAACGCAGGCCCAGGCTTTCGCGCTCGAACTGCGAGCCATCCATGCCCCGCCCGGCGTAACGCGCCTCGGCATCGCCAGCCCCGACACTCAGTTCGAGCAAGGTGTCGTCATCCGGCCGCCAGCCGAGGGCCATATCGGTATTCCATTTGTTCCACCGTGACGGGACGGTGTTGCCGTCGCCATCCTCATAATCGCCCGCCCGTGAACGGTTGCCGCTAAGGCGCACATACCCGGTGCGACTGCCTAAAGCACCATCAACCTGTACATCCCTGCGGGTGTTGGATGCCGCGACAGCGGTCGCATCGAGGCGCGCGCCAGGCTCGTCAAATTCCTCCGGCAGCCGATCAAACAGAATGGTGCCGGCCGAGGCGCCAGGCCCCCAGGCCACGCTTTGTGGACCCTTGATCACCGTCAGCTGATCAAAATTCTGCGGGGCGATGTAGGACGACGGCGCATCCATCCGCGACGGACAGGCGCCCAGCATTTCGCCGCCATTGGTCAGCAGTTTCAGACGCGAGCCGAACATGCCGCGCAGTACCGGATCGCTATTGCTCCCTCCCCCTCGAATGGCGGAGAACCCGGCAATGGTTTTCAGATAATCGGCGGCATCGCTGGCGGGCATCGGCTGGCGAGCCTGCTTGGGGTCAGTGATGATGGTCAGCGGTGAATCCTGCTGCACGGCAGTAATCACCCGCGGCGCCAGCTTCAAGGGCTGATGCGCGGCATGCTGGGAATGGTCTTCAGCGGACCAGGCGGGATTGCTGGCAGCGGCGACCGCCAGGCACAGTAACGCGGGCACAAAGCAAGAGTGCGACATGGTAGTTGTCTCATATCGATCAGTAACCGGTTCCGGATATCCGGAGCGAAAGTGTTGAAAGATCAGGAGACGGTTGGAGGTGCGCGTGGCTGGCTGGGCGTGCGTTCGGTGCTGGTGAGGGGAGCCGCCAGCGGTACGCTGAACGCGAAAGGCTGTTCAAGGGGAATCCACTCGGGCGCCCAGTACGAGCTCAGCGCTACGCTGCCTGCCGAGGAACACAGCGGGCAGCCCAGCGAGGCCGCCAGATTGGCGCCGCTGTGGTCTGGCATGCTGGAGGCCGTGCCAGGCATGCGTTCGCCGTGTCCAACGCAGCTTTCAAGCGAAGCATGGGCGAGGCTGGCAGCGATGGCATGACTGCTGTGCATGCAGCAGATCACTGCGTTAAACAGCACGCACCAGCCGAACAGCACAGCCAGCCAGGCGCGTTTGCCTCGGCTTGCGGTCCGGTTACTCATCGGCCTGGAGAGTGATGAAAAAAGCACCCGATAGCCCCGCTGCTGTTGGGATCTGATATCGTGCCGAGTAGTGAGTCCGGTACGACTGCAGGGACAGTATCAGGGTTTTATTCGCCGTTGGGCTTGATCCTCATCAAGCGCGGTCAGCTGTGATGGAATACAGGCCGGAGAAAAGATAGCGCGCAGCTGGGCGCAATGGGCTCTCTGCACCATCCGTGGCGCAGAAGTGAAACGAGTCAGTCAAAGCCCTCAGGAAGGACGCTCCAGATCCTCTAC is a window of Pseudomonas sp. gcc21 DNA encoding:
- a CDS encoding undecaprenyl-diphosphate phosphatase yields the protein MDWLQVIVLAIVQGVTEFLPVSSSAHLILVPVLTDWEDQGLAFDVALHLGSLSAVLIYFRRDIMGMTTSWTRSLATRQLDADARLAWAVILGTIPVGLAGLAFKDTIETVLRSPLYIAAGLIVFGLLLSWVDWRHKGQRTEHQMNWKDVAVIGLFQAVALFPGTSRSGITMTAGLLMGLSREASARFSFLLSIPVIVLACGLETLDLIQANVAVDWLAMAGGIVASGISAYLCIHFFLEFINRIGMQPFVIYRIVLGIALLWIFY
- a CDS encoding acyl-CoA dehydrogenase family protein codes for the protein MDFKLTEEQQMLQETAERLVRDAYTFSNREKFSESETGFSPEFWQQMGELGLTAIPFPEELGGFGGTGIENMLIMQELGKGLCLEPYMESVILAGGLITQLGSDAQKEELLAGIASGELQAAVALEEQQSHYDLSHVTTTATKQDGSWTLNGRKAVVIGGHTAGKILVSARSAGDVRDQSGISLFIVDPNSEGVRRRVYSTVDGRKGCELFLDNAKGELLGTDGEAYDAIRYQSGRAIAALCAEAVGSMRVLCDITLDYLKTRKQFGVVIGKFQVLQHRMVDMISELERATSMAILAACLADDEDSEERSAKLAAAKYMVNRAAQYVAEQSIQLHGGIAMTWEYAGAHYAKRLVMIGHQFGDEDHHLEAYAAQLSI
- a CDS encoding DUF2946 family protein, whose amino-acid sequence is MSNRTASRGKRAWLAVLFGWCVLFNAVICCMHSSHAIAASLAHASLESCVGHGERMPGTASSMPDHSGANLAASLGCPLCSSAGSVALSSYWAPEWIPLEQPFAFSVPLAAPLTSTERTPSQPRAPPTVS
- a CDS encoding TonB-dependent copper receptor, producing MSHSCFVPALLCLAVAAASNPAWSAEDHSQHAAHQPLKLAPRVITAVQQDSPLTIITDPKQARQPMPASDAADYLKTIAGFSAIRGGGSNSDPVLRGMFGSRLKLLTNGGEMLGACPSRMDAPSSYIAPQNFDQLTVIKGPQSVAWGPGASAGTILFDRLPEEFDEPGARLDATAVAASNTRRDVQVDGALGSRTGYVRLSGNRSRAGDYEDGDGNTVPSRWNKWNTDMALGWRPDDDTLLELSVGAGDAEARYAGRGMDGSQFERESLGLRFEKTLHEGALRELEARFYYNYADHVMDNYSLRTPPATGMMAGPRATNVDRRTLGARLSATWEWDDLEVLAGVDAQRNIHRTRSGMGVDSYRNQSWIKDAEFSQVGMFSELTWSVRDRQRLIGGLRLDQHHVMDERARLSGAMMGMTMPNPTANESRRETLPSGFVRLEQDLADVAATAYIGVGHVQRFPDYWELFSPKGSPGAVNAFDGVKPEQTTQLDMGIQYQNEGLEAWVSAYAGVVKDFILFDYASGASTADNIDAHIMGAETGVAYALTDNWKTDASVAWAWGRNRSDGEALPQMPPIDARFNLSYENNNWSAGALWRVVAEQNRTALNQGSVVGQDLGDSSGFGVLSLNGAYRFNEAVTLSTGVDNLLNKTYAEHLNLAGNAGFGFPAETRINEPGRTLWAKLDLSF
- the yegQ gene encoding tRNA 5-hydroxyuridine modification protein YegQ gives rise to the protein MPQAPELLAPAGTLKAMRYAFAYGADAVYAGQPRYSLRVRENDFHNPAVMAEAIAEAHAQGKKFYLASNIAAHNSKVASYIRDLEEVVAMGPDALIMSDPGLIMLVRERWPELPVHLSVQANATSWATVKFWQQQGLERVILSRELSLDELEEIRRRCPDMELEVFVHGALCIAYSGRCLLSGYFNHRDANQGACTNACRWKYDLQPAQETAEGNVEPVVKEFEAQPVYLLNQSDKPNEQMAIEEDEHGTYIMNSKDLRAVQHVRRFVDMGMHSLKIEGRTKSHFYVARTVQTYRKAIDDAVAGRPFDLGLMNDLESLSNRGYTEGFYRRHPPGVYQNYEQGASRMERHQFVGEVLGDDGDWLTIAVKNRFRVGDQLELMTPQGNCPLTLAVLQDRQGRPIDVAPGDGHVVRIPRPDAVSTEMGLLLRYLRD
- a CDS encoding electron transfer flavoprotein subunit alpha/FixB family protein, with the protein product MTILVIAEHNNAELTASTLNTVAAAKAIGGDIEVLVAGQGCSAVADAAAKIEGVSKVLLADNAAYANQLPENISLLVAEIGKNYSHILATASTNGKNYLPRVAALLDVDQISEIIAVESADTFKRPIYAGNAIATVQSNAAVKVITVRSTGFDPVAAEGGSASVENLDVAQDAGVSSFVNEELAKSDRPELAGAKIVISGGRGMQNGENFEMLYKLADKIGAAVGASRAAVDAGFVPNDMQVGQTGKIVAPQLYIAVGISGAIQHLAGMKESKVIVAINKDEEAPIFQVADYGLVGDLFQIIPELDGKL
- a CDS encoding AbrB family transcriptional regulator gives rise to the protein MTNQSPTFLSALPQSLQWITLVAGGGLAGYLLHYIGLPAALFLGPMIVAVCMGVAGSSIHVPRLLFRSGQGIVGLMVAQSVTLGVLLAMAAEWHLMLIMTIVTLLLSAGVGLGMIRFGGIPASAAAWGTAPGAASAMIAMAEEDGADSRLVACMQYVRVVCVVMLGAWISHMVVPSESMQLSPDAAEVPLNLIGLGATLLVAFLGALSGRFVPSGALLTPVIVGSALQLLGWLDITLTEPILALAYGLIGSYIGLRFDRATVLRVARLMPTIVTANVALILLTTALAWPISWVFSRDFLSVFLAISPGGLDAMAIIAVETGSDASFVVALQTLRLIGVVFTGKLCAQVLIAIARRMNR
- a CDS encoding electron transfer flavoprotein subunit beta/FixA family protein, with product MKILVAVKRVVDYNVKVRVKADNSGVDLANVKMSMNPFCEIAVEEAVRLKEKGVATEIVAVSVGPTAAQEQLRTALALGADRAILVESTEELSSLSIAKLLKGVVDKEQPQLVILGKQAIDSDNNQTGQMLAALSGYGQGTFASAVNVEGDSVKVTREIDGGAQTVDLKLPAIVTTDLRLNEPRYASLPNIMKAKKKPLETLKPEDLGVSTTSTVSTLKVEAPAARSAGIMVKSVDELVDKLKNEAKVI
- a CDS encoding diguanylate cyclase is translated as MLLLDALRDRLSSLLPNELAASEIPRLLSPHRHNFLLSQRRATLIVNRVRLFAFLFAVLTPLWSIVDALVFPLHLWLMLGALRLSVCAAFVCLLLMYRPSGNLFDAYRAIAILFAIPTVFYVVSHTLLGSYNLTDFSGAVGAGYAFLPFVLVAGLAIFPLTLVENLALGLVLLLAQAFAGYLSWSTLNWPSFLGAFWLLVLIAGVTSLACMSQLAFMIALIRQAIRDPLTGVYSRGSGEEILNLQWAAAQRNNSGLAVAFIDLDFFKSINDTFGHHAGDKVLRDSANCVLECLRSSDSLVRWGGEEFLLIMPDTDMTQARRAIARLRAAGLGERPDGTPLTASIGLAERCFDRADTYRRLLKIADARMYVAKNNGRDQLCASEWRTAETAAEAC